In a single window of the Ancylobacter polymorphus genome:
- the rplU gene encoding 50S ribosomal protein L21 yields MFAVIKTGGKQYRVAPDALVTVGKIDAEAGASVTLPVFMLGGDSPKVGAPLVDGASVTLEVVKHTRGAKVIAFKKRRRQNSRRKIGHRQDFTVVRVTSITGA; encoded by the coding sequence ATGTTCGCGGTCATCAAGACGGGTGGCAAGCAGTATCGCGTCGCCCCCGACGCCCTCGTCACCGTCGGCAAGATCGACGCCGAGGCTGGCGCCTCCGTGACCCTGCCGGTGTTCATGCTCGGCGGCGACAGCCCGAAGGTCGGCGCTCCCCTCGTGGACGGCGCTTCCGTGACCCTCGAGGTTGTCAAGCACACCCGCGGCGCGAAGGTCATTGCCTTCAAGAAGCGTCGCCGTCAGAATTCCCGTCGCAAGATCGGCCACCGGCAGGACTTCACCGTCGTCCGCGTGACCTCGATTACCGGCGCCTGA